The Psychrobacter sp. 28M-43 genome segment GAAAAGTATTGGCTCATTGACCATGCTTATTATTTGAAAGTAGCTTTATATGTAGATCTCCAACAATCATTATCGTCCGATGTTATTGCTACCAAGCGTTATCTCATTGACTCGTATTGATCACCTATTCGAATCCCAATGAATACGTGCTATCAATAACGACGCAAACTGATAACCCAATTCTCAGCATGGATCCTAATATGAATGCCAACACCGATAATAAAGACCCCATTGCCACACCAAACCATACGCCGCAGCTACAAGCATTTCGCGATATCGTAGAGTCACGCCGTTCCGTGCGCCGTTTTACTGACACACCTATCCCTGACGACGTATTGGCAGACTGTCTGCGTTTGGCCATGCTAGCACCAAACTCTAGCAACCTACAGCCGTGGGAATTTTATGTTATCGATGATGCTGACAATCGCAAACGCGCCATCAAAAACTGCATGAATCAAAACGCCGCAAAAACATCAGCCCGTTTGATTGCCATCGTTGCTCGTACTGACGTTTGGCACGATCACGCTAAGCAAGTATTGCGCGAATACCCTGATCAGCCAGTGCCAAAGAAAGTGAAAGACTACTACAACAAAGTCGTCACGATGGACTTTTTGCGCGGCCCAGCCAACGTGGTTTCGGCTGCGAAATGGGGCGCGACGCAAGTGGTCAGACGCGTAAAAGGCCCAATCAAGTCGCCTTACTATACGTTTGAAGACACCAAAAACTGGGCAACCAATAACACCGCACTTGCCGCCGAAAACCTCATGCTAGCACTACGTGCTCATGGGTTTGATAGCTGTGCTATGGGCGGCTTTGATGAGCCTGCTATGAAGCGATTACTAGGCCTAGGCGACGATCAACATATCATTATGATGATTGGCGCAGGTGAACGTGCTGACAATGGCGTTTACAACACTCAGTTCCGTTTTGATCAAAAACAGTTTGTGCATTACGTATAACGTACCGCTCACACTATGATTTTATAGTCAGTTCAATATGATTTAGATACAAGGAAGCCGAGTGAAAGTACTACAAGTAGTAGACTAAACGAGACTGACCCCGTATCTAATTCATAGAGGATGGGCTATAGCTATTTTCTTTATTACTCCCTTAACCAAGGATTGTCATGACTATCTCTCAAAACCCATCGTTTGATACCTTTCAAGGATTGTTCAACGAAGCTGAATTTGTCTATCGCCACTTAGGTTCGAACGAGACCAAGCAAGCTGACCTACTCAGCGCTGTTGGTTATAAAGATATGCAAAGCTTTATCAATGACACTGTGCCTGAGCCAGTACGTTTGCACAAAGAATTGGATTTGCCAGTGGCGATGAGTGAGCATGCTGCACTTGCCAAACTACGCACGATGGCAGACGACATCACTGTTAATAAAAGCTATATCGGTCAAGGCTACTCTCCGGTTCGTATGCCAGCTGTCATTCAGCGCAACGTTCTCGAAAATCCAGGTTGGTATACCGCTTATACGCCTTACCAAGCGGAAATCGCTCAAGGTCGTCTAGAAGCATTGCTGAACTTCCAACAAGTATGTATCGATTTGACTGGTCTTGAGTTAGCTGGTGCATCATTGCTTGATGAAGCAACAGCAGCCGCAGAAGCGATGGCGATGTCAAAGCGTGTGAGCAAAAGTAAATCAACACAGTATTTCGTCGATGAGCGCGTCTATCCACAAACACTAGATGTTATTAATACTCGTGCGAAATACTTTGGTTGGGAAGTCGTCGTTGGTGATTTTGAAACCGCTAAATCTGGCGACTATTTCGGTGCTCTATTCCAGTACGTTGGTGCTGAAGGTGACGTTAAAGACTTAACAGACGTTATCAGTGCAGTAAAAGAAAATAAGACATATGTCAGTGTCGTAAGTGACATCATGAGCTTGGTGTTATTGAAATCACCAGCCGATATGGGTGCTGACGTAGCGCTAGGTAGTACTCAGCGTTTCGGTATCCCAATGGGCTTTGGTGGTCCACATGCCGCTTATTTTGCGTTCTCTGATAAAGCTAAGCGTTCAGCGCCTGGTCGTATCATTGGCGTATCAAAAGACGCTCAAGGCAATACTGCATTACGTATGGCTCTACAAACGCGTGAGCAGCATATCCGCCGCGAAAAAGCCAACTCAAACATCTGTACCTCACAAGTATTACTAGCCAACCTCGCTGGTATGTACGCGGTCTATCATGGTCCAGGCGGCGTGAAACGTATTGCCACTCGTATTCATGCGTTTGCCACTGCGTTTGCTGATGCTATCACAGAATCTAACGACAGCAGCTTGAGCGTGGTACATGATCAATTCTTCGATACAGTCGTGGTTGATTGTGGTTCAGAGAAGCTTGCTACTCAAATCTTTAAAAATGCAGACAACGTTGGCTATAACTTATGGCGTCTAAGCGACACCAAATTGAGCGTTGCCTTTAGTGAAACCAGCGATCAGCAAGACTTCAACACGTTAACTCAGTTGTTCGTCAATAAGTCACACGATCTACCTGAAACAGCTCGCGTCTCTCTAGATAGCGCACACCTGCGTACGGATGATATCTTGACTCATCCAGTATTCAACTCGCATCATACCGAGCATGAAATGCTACGCTACCTAAAGTCGCTTGAAGACAAAGATTTGGCGATGAACCGCAGCATGATTTCACTGGGTAGCTGTACCATGAAGCTAAACGCCACCAGTGAGATGCTACCGATTACGTGGCCTGAGTTTGCCAATGTGCATCCTTTTGCACCGCGTGACCAAGTCACTGGCTATATCGCGATGATCGATAGCTTGCAAGATCAATTAAAAGCCATTACTGGTTTTGATGATGTCTCTATGCAGCCAAACTCTGGTGCCTCTGGTGAATATGCTGGTCTGTTAGCGATTCGCCGTTATCATGAGTCATTGGGCGAAACCAATCGCGATGTGTGCCTCATTCCAATGTCGGCGCACGGTACCAACCCTGCTACTGCTATGATGATGGGTATGCAAGTAGTCGTGGTCAAAACTGATGAAAACGGCAACGTTGATATCGATGATCTAACTGCCAAATGTGAAGAATATAGCGACCGCCTAGGTGCTTTAATGATTACTTATCCATCGACGCACGGTGTATTCGAAGAAGGCATCCGTCATATCTGTGATTTGACTCACAAACATGGCGGTCAGGTCTATATGGACGGCGCGAACATGAATGCTCAGGTAGGCATGATGCAGCCTGCAGACGTTGGTGCTGATGTACTACACATGAACCTGCATAAGACCTTCTGCATCCCGCATGGCGGCGGCGGTCCAGGCATGGGCCCTATCGGTATGAAGGCGCATTTGGCAACGTTTATGGCCAACCATACCTTGAGCCCTGTACACAATGCACAAAAAGACTGCTCAGCAGTATCAGCAGCACCTTACGGTTCAGCGAGCATCTTACCTATCTCATGGATGTATATTGCTATGATGGGCCGCGATGGTCTGCTAAAAGCAACGGAGTTGGCATTACTGAACGCCAACTATGTGGCAGCTGAACTAAAAGGACATTACCCTGTCTTGTATGCTGGCAAAAACGGCCGTGTGGCTCACGAATGTATCATCGATATTCGTCCGTTAAAAGAAGAGACTGGCATCACAGAAAGCGATATCGCTAAGCGCTTGATGGACTATGGTTTCCACTCACCAACGATGAGCTTCCCAGTCGCTGGCACGCTTATGATTGAGCCAACAGAGTCTGAGTCAAAAGAAGAGTTGGATCGCTTTATCAGTGCGCTGAAGTCTATCAAAGCTGAAGCCATGAAGGCCAAAGCTGGTGAAGATAACTGGACGCTAGAAGACAACCCATTAGTCAATGCACCGCATACGGCAGCTATGATTACTAGCGAAGAGTGGACGCATCCATACAGCCGTGAGACTGCTGCGTTCCCACTACCGTACATCCGTGCAAACAAGTTCTGGCCAAGTGTCGCTCGTGTCGATGATGCTTATGGTGATAAGAACCTAATGTGCTCTTGCCCAAGTATCGAAAACTATATGTAATTATCACTTTCGATAGTTATTCTCTGTAGTAAAAAACCTCCAAGTCAGCTACTGACTTGGAGGTTTTTATTTTGCTGACTTTTTATCTATTAGGTTAGCAGGTAATATTATCAATAAAATAAACGATAAGAACTCAATGTAATAAAAGCTTATATTGATGATAAGCTATTTATCTTAAATTTCTGAAGCAATCATTTGGACACTGCTATGCAACATAAAGCGCCTAAACAAAAAACTCGCGTTATTCTAATTCATGGGCTACACCAAACCCCATGGATCATGCGACCATTAGCCAAGCGCTTACAGGCAGCAGGATTTAATACCCATCAGTATGGCTACCGTAGTATGCGTGATGGTATCAAAACCAATAGCGCTCGCCTAAATAGCTGGCTAGAAACAAACCATCACCCAGATCATCCTATAGATTTGGTCGGGCATAGTTTAGGCGGCTTAATCATTCGTGATTTTGTCGCTCAGTATCCAAAATGGAAAATTGGACGTTGTGTGACGCTAGGGACACCGCATATAGGCAGTGTTTGTGCAGATTATATCTGGCGACTGACTCCTGTTGTCGTAGGTCGCTCGTATGTCGACGCACTCGACGGTACAGTCGCACCATTGCCCAAATACGTGACGTTAGGCGTCATCGCTGGCAACCGACCTTATGGTCTAGGTCAGCTATTTTTGCAATATCACAATCGCAAACTGCGTAAATCCGACAAGCCACTTCTTAACGAGCAACTTGCACATGACGGGACAGTATATATAGAAGAGACGAAAATAGCGTCTGCAGCTGATCATATCGTCATGCCAGTCTCACATACTGGCATGCTAGTGAACCCAGAGGTCGCCGAGCAGACTCGATACTTTTTAGAGCATGGACGATTTAAACGCTAAGAGATGTATGAATAAGAGCTGTATGAATACTTGAGGGTCAGTTCGCAGTCTTATCGAACGCTTCCTTATTAAACAGCGCATTATCGAACGCTGCTTTATTGAACACGAATACCCATGCCCTGCTGCAGTTCGGTTTTATGCTTTTTGATGACTGGAATTAAGGTTTTAACAACCCAATCGTTACGCCAACCTTTTAGCCCTTGTGGCAGTTCGCTCACATCTTTATCAAGAGCAACCACTTCATATAATTGTCCTAGCCATTTTTTACGCATCAATACACTGGCAGGTATACCGATTTCGCGCGCATGCTCATCAATCGCTTGCTGCACTGCTTTTGATAATACTTTATTTTTTGAGCGATATGGTGGCACTAGACAGTCTGGATGCTCTGTAGGCGGTAGACTCTTGGCATCTCTAATTACTTTCAGCAGCTCTTCACCATATAGTCGCAGCATACTACGGTGCATGGTCGTTTTATGTGCCAGTTCACGCATACTGTTTGGTTTTTCAGTGACTATCTCTCGTACTGCTTGTTTTTTTATCACAAAAGTACGGGGTTGATTGGTCGCACGAGCCAGCTCTTCTCGCCATGTAGCCACTCCTTTGAGTATCGCCATTTGCTGCGAATTATAGCGATAATCTGCCATCGTGAGATACATCGCTTCATCTTCGACGTGCTGCGAGTCATACAAATCACTGGCATAGAGCTGACAGTCAGCCCAAACGTAATCATATAACCCTTGAGCCTTAAGCGCATGCTCGATACTGAGATACAGCGCTGGCAGATAACGCACATCATCAATGGCATATTGCTCTTGCTCATCTGTCAACGGGCGCTGGAGCCAGTCAGACTGGCTGTGTTCTTTATCGATATGCATATCTAGCTGATCAGCCAATGCTTGCTGATACCCCATTTGCAATTGACCCGTTAGATAAGACAACGCAATTTGCGTATCGAAGATATTGGTCAACGGTGGGCAGCCAGACAACAGATAAAAAATGCCCAAATCTTCGCCGCAAGCGTGCCAGATAGCCACATCTACTTTGCGTAGCGCTTCCCACAGCTCAGCCAGTTGTAACTGCGGTGCATCCAGTAGATAAACATGATCGCCAGTATTCAACTGCACGAGTGCCAAGCGCGGGTAATAAGTGTCACGCTTGATAAACTCAGTATCTAAGGCCACTCGTCCACAAGTCGCTAAGGCATCAGTAACCTCATCTAAATCGCCTTGCTTACGTACCCATGTAATAGCAACGTCATCAGCAATATCCAATAGTGAATCAATATCTAGCACCTCAGTACCTAGCACCTCAATATCAGGTACTTCAACATCTGGATTATCAGCAGCTGACTCAGATACTGTAGTTACTGACATTGGCTCAGTATTAGCGGCTTCTTGTAATGAGCCATCATTGATATCAGAAGCATTTGATTGAGCTGAGGCGTTTGAAACGTTATTGGACACGGGCAGATACCTGCATTAATAGGAGAAAATAAAACGCTAAACCGCGCCTTAATAAAATTAAAAGATAAACAATAATAAAGTAATTATAGCAATTCCAAGAAATGAATTGGGTAAGACTTTGAAGCAATCAAAACATTATAAAAAAGAACGATTTTGCATGGCTTGACCAAGCGTCATACTATCCAGATACTCAAGCTCGCCGCCCATCGGCACACCTTGTGCTAAACGCGTCACTTTATTAACATGACGACTGACAGCCTCACTAATAAAGTGCGCCGTAGTCTGACCTTCGACAGTCGTGCCTGTTGCCAGTATCAGCTCTTCGACAGGCTCTTGTTTGACACGCCATACCAGTTGATCAATATTTAAGTCGTCAGCGCTGACACCATCAATAGGCGATAGATGCCCGCCCAACACAAAATAACGACCACGGTAACCAGCTGTCTGTTCAATCGCCATCACATCTGCTGCCGTTTCGACCACGCATAGCAGACTGTCATCACGTCTAACATCTTGGCAAAGCGGACATACGGCCTCATCACTGAAGCTATGACAACGTTGACATTCAACAATATCACGCATAGCTTCATCTAATGCTTGGGCGAGTGCCATGCCTTGTGGGCGTTTTTTACTGAGCAGATGTAGCGCCATTCGTTGGGCACTTTTTTGACCGACGCCTGGCAATATACGCAGCTGTTTGACCAGCTGATCAAATTTGGCTGTAAGCAAAGTAGCTTCCTTTAGTTGACTTTATCTAACTGAATTTATAAATCGTAGCTATAAAAATGGGGTCGTATCGTATCGATAACAACCCCATTTTTGTCTTTAGTATGAAGTATTTAATGCTTAAAACATGCCTTGCATACCTGGTGGCAGACCCATACCTGAAGTCGCGCCAGCCATCGTTTCTTCATACAGTGCATCTGCTTGACGAACCGCATCATTGATAGCAGCAGCGATGAGATCTTCGATCATATCTGGCTCATCTTCTAACAGGCTTGGATCAATAGTCAAACGCTTAACCACATGACGACCAGTCATCGTTACTTTAACTAAGCCACTGCCCGCTTCTGCTTGTACTTCTTTGTTAGCAAGTTCTTTTTTAGCGTTTTCAACGTTTGCTTCTACTTTCTTTTGCATCGTTTGTGCTTGTTGCATCAATGCTTGAATGTTCATAGTTGCCTCTTTTGTTATTTATGGTTTGTATTTTATGCTAGTGCGTATAGTAATGAATAATTAATAACGTAAAGTTAATGCAATGCGTTAGTGCAGATTATACCGTTATCTTTACAAACTGTCTAAACCACGTGCCAAGTCTTTGATAATATCTTCCACATCTTCCAGACCTACCGATAGACGAATCAGACCGTCTTTGACACCAGCTTCGGCACGAGCTTCAGCAGTTAGACGGAAATGCGTGGTGGTTGCAGGATGAGTAATCGTGGTTTTGGCATCGCCCAAGTTATTGGTGATAGAGACCATTTGTGTTGAATCAATCACATGCCACGCCGCTTCTTTGGTATCACGGCTATCAGATGCCTTGACTTCAAAACCCATGATAGCACCGTAGCCATCTTTCATATGATGCTGACGTGTAGCAAGCTCGTGCGCAGGATGGTCACTCAAGCCTGAAAAGTGTACGGTACTGACATTAGGATGATTGACCAAAAATTCTGCCACTTGATTGGCATTTTGGCAATGCGCTTGCATACGCAATTTGAGCGTTTCAAGCCCCTTGGTAAATACCCAAGCATTGAACGGACTCATGCTAATACCACCTGAGCGCACCACGGTAAATGCTTCTTGCATCAGTTTATCACTACCGACCAACGCCCCGCCTAATACGCGACCCTGACCATCCAAATATTTGGTCGCAGAGTGAATGACCACATCTGCACCCAAGTCTAGCGGGCGCTGCAATGCTGGCGTTGCAAAGCAGTTGTCAACGACGAGTAATATATCATTGGCTTTACATAGCTGACTCAGATAACCGATATCACAAATCTGCGCCAATGGATTGCTTGGGCTTTCGCAATAGATTACTTTGGTGTTTGGTTGAACCGCATTGGCCCATGCCTCATTGTCGAAGCAATCAACGTAGCTGACTTCAACACCAAACTTGGCCATATAATTATTAAACAGACCGATAGATGAGCCAAATAACTGGTTAGCTGCTAGCAGATGGTCGCCCGCTTTTAAGTATGCCAAGCACATGGTCAAGATAGCGCCCATACCAGAGGCCGTCGCAACCGCACGTTCACCATTCTCTAGTGCGGCTAAACGACGCTCAAAAGTACGTATGCTTGGATTGGTATGGCGAGAGTAGACATTGCCTGTTTTTGTACCGTCAAAATGAGCAGCAGCATCAGCGGCTGAGCGATAAACGTAAGAGCTGGTGGTAAAAATAGGCTCTGAATGCTCGCCTTCGTCTGTACGATGTTGACCTGCCCGCACTGCGATGGTCTGCATGCCATAATCAAGCCCTAAATCTAAGGCATCGTTGCGCCAGTTTGGATCTAACTTGTTCGAACTGCTCTCATCATGGTTTTGCGACTGACTCATAAACGTTCCGTTACTTTGGTTAATATGTTATTGGTTGGTCTTTTAATTAAAATAAAATGACTGCTTATTCTTCTGATTATCGACCGAATTCATCAGCGTTATCATATCATGTCGACTTATTCCGCACAGCTGGTTTCAAATGGCCACTAAATATTATTTTCGAATACCAAAGATGTATCAATTCTACTACTTAAAATCTGCCACATATATAGTTAAACACTACTTAAAAAACAATGATTTCATGCGCTAAATCTAACAAAAATAACGTATTTATAATAGGCAGATATCGCAACAGCTGCTAAGCTTAGCGACGATTTAGATTTTGCCATGCATAATACAACAACAGTCTGGTAATACATCTAACAAGAGTGTTTCAAACACTCAGAATCATTATTTATCAGTACATTTAGGCTCATTAAGGTAAATTCGTTATGTCGATGTTCAGTATAGAACCAAGCAGCTTATCGTTGAGTCTAACCCTAGGACTGACTTTAGGTCTTAGTGCTTGCCAGAGTTTGCCCAAGCAGCCACATTTACCAGAAAGCCAAGCACTATCAGCACGCGTAGAAGCGCTATATTCAGACGAGCAAACGACGCAAGGTGAGACGATTAAGACTAGCAGCACTGACTTGGTCTCTGCTATTAGTGCGCAGAACGATATTCATCCTGATTTGTCTGGCTATCACCCAATCGTGACCGGAGCAAATGCTTTTGCGGCACGTAGCATCTTGACAGATATGGCCACGCGCAATATTGATGCGCAGTACTATATTTGGCATAACGATCAGGCTGGGCAGCTTCTACTAAAAGACTTATGGGACGCAGCTGAGCGCGGTGTGATCGTGCGCTTATTGTTAGATGATTTTAATAACAGTGCCAAGTTCGACCAGCATTTGTTACGCTTTGCTAGTCACCCCAATATTGCGGTGCGTATCATCAACCCTTTGATGCATCGTAAGTTTCCAACGTTGAACTATGTAACTGGTTTGCCGCGTATCAATCGCCGCATGCACAATAAGAGCATGACCTTTGATAAGCAAATTACTATCATCGGCGGGCGTAATATCGGCAACGAATACCTTAGCAATGACCAAAGCAGCCAATTTGCAGATTTGGATGTCTTACTGATTGGTAAAGTCGTTGCAGATATTGATAACAGCTTTTATGACTATTGGTCATCGCCTTTATCATTTGATATCGAGACCTTAGCGAAATTTGATGATGACGTTACGCCTGATTTTTTAAAGGCCTTAGATAAGCTCGGTCTGGATGAAGAAAACAACGAAGGCAGCAGCTTGACGGTTTATAAAGCTGCGATCAAAGATTCTACGATTGATAGTGATTTGATCAACAAGCGTGTGCCTTTCCGTTGGACCGATATGCAATTCTTGAGTGATGATGTCGGCAAACTAAGTAAAACAGTTCCTGCCGATACTAACTTGGTTCATCAGTTGCGTAACTTGCTTGGTAGCCCAACCAAGAAATTGACGATTATTTCTTCTTATTTTGTACCGACCAAAGATGGCGTCGATACGTTGGTTAAACTGGCTGAAGCTGGTGTCGATATTAAGATATTAACCAACTCATTTGATGCGACCGATGTGACTGCCGTTCATTCTGGTTATAGCCAGTGGCGACCTCGCCTGCTTCGTTCAGGCGTCAAAATATATGAGCTAAAATCAACCGCTGCTGAAGAAAAACGTGATAACAAACTGTGGCGGGCACGTAGCCAATCATCGACTAGCTTGCACGCAAAAACGTTTGCAGTAGATGATTATCAAGTCTTTATTGGTTCGTACAACGTTGACCCACGCTCTGCCAATATCAATACCGAAATGGGTGTAATCATTAATGATGACGAGCTAGCAAGGCAGCTGCATGGCGCTTTGAGCGACGATCTATTAAATCAAGCATATGAAGTCAAGCTACTAGAAAATGGCAATCTGCAATGGCACACCATGGAGAAAGGCGAAAAAGTAGTCTATGACTCCGAGCCACGAGTGGACATGGGTGACCATGTTTGGCTAACCATTATGTCTTGGTTGCCCATTGACTGGCTGTTGTAGATATATAGCTTATTAATTTCGACAGTTCTAGAATATTTAGTTTTGCGACTCAGTTGTATTAAGTAAACAAAATACCATTCAAACACTTTTATTTTAAACACCCAACTTATTGTTTCGGCAAATCATCTTTTATATATCTTGATTTGCCGTTTTTACCATGGCCGGTTATCCAAACGATGATCGTCTTAATGACCACTTTACTCTGTGGATATGTGATCTATTATGCCGTCTCGTTCTCAATACGCCCTAATGTCTACTAAAGACAAAAACATAGTGATGTTCATTAGCTTCATCAGCGCTGTGATATTTTTTGATTTTTTGATTTACTTGTATATCTCAGATATTGTTTCAGCGGCGATTTTTCCTGCTAATGCTGACCCTAGAATTGCTAAACTGCAAGGAATGGGGCTTTTTGTTATCGGTTATTTAGCACGTCCAATCGGAGGTGTTCTCATCGGTCGTTATGGTGATATAAAAGGTAGAAAGCCCGTTTTATTGCTAAGTATCATAGTTACCGCATGTAGTCTCCTAGCAATGGCATTTTTGCCCACTTATGCACAATGGGGCATTTTTGCGCCTGCTTTATTCATTCTATTAAGAATCATACAGGGTATGGCATACGGACTTTATGTTCCCTTATCTTGGGTATTTGTGGCAGAGCATGTGCCCAGACAATATTTATCAGTAGCCTGTAGCTACGTGACTGCCAGTTTCTTTGTAGGCGTATTATTTTCAAATGCATTTTTTATGTGGCTCTCTAGCTTTATGACTACCGCTGAATTAACTGAATATGGATGGCGCTTGCCATTTTTAGTGGCCGCTATACTAAGTGCTTTGCCGTTATTAATGTGGCGACTGGTTGGAGAAACGCCTTTCTTTTTAGCACTCGTAAAACCGAAAGCAAGTAAAAATGCAGGCAAGCCACTGACGTTACTTTTTAAACACTGTAAACATTCCATTTTTATCGGTATGGTACTGACGTTAGTAATCTCTAGTATTTCTACTGTTATCGTTTTGCTATTACCTGACTTGATAGAGATAAATTTTTCGTTGGATAGTGATTTATTCGGATTTTCCCATAGCCTGGGCATCGTATTTATCATTTTTGGCTGTATATTTTATGGGATGATTTCTAATCACGAGAATTTCGGTAAAGTGTTGGTAATCGGTTCGATTTTACTGATTGCCCAAATGTTGGCTTTCTTTTACCATTTGCAGGCGGGCGGTGATTATATATTAATCATGTATGCGATTTTGGGCTTCTGTGCTGGCGTGATTGGTATGGTCCCTGCTATCCTTATAGAGCTGTTCCCAACCAATGTACGTCTGACTGGCGTTGCTTTTTGCAACAATG includes the following:
- a CDS encoding MFS transporter, coding for MPSRSQYALMSTKDKNIVMFISFISAVIFFDFLIYLYISDIVSAAIFPANADPRIAKLQGMGLFVIGYLARPIGGVLIGRYGDIKGRKPVLLLSIIVTACSLLAMAFLPTYAQWGIFAPALFILLRIIQGMAYGLYVPLSWVFVAEHVPRQYLSVACSYVTASFFVGVLFSNAFFMWLSSFMTTAELTEYGWRLPFLVAAILSALPLLMWRLVGETPFFLALVKPKASKNAGKPLTLLFKHCKHSIFIGMVLTLVISSISTVIVLLLPDLIEINFSLDSDLFGFSHSLGIVFIIFGCIFYGMISNHENFGKVLVIGSILLIAQMLAFFYHLQAGGDYILIMYAILGFCAGVIGMVPAILIELFPTNVRLTGVAFCNNVTQGITGVLIPFGLGYATTLVSFSPALYIAFIGFIGIIMGLYFYNLPELKKIDHVIV